One genomic segment of Aureimonas sp. AU20 includes these proteins:
- the bdcA gene encoding SDR family oxidoreductase has translation MTNFEGQSVLVLGGSRGIGAAIVRRLRADGAKVTFTYAGSREAAERLAGETGATAVMTDSADRDAVIARVRESGPLDVLVVNAGVGAFGDPLEQDPDEVDRLIRINVTAPYHASVEAARHMPEGGRIVVIGSVNGDRIPFPGLSAYAMSKSALQGMARGLARDFGPRGITVNVVQPGPIDTDMNPADGPMKDVMHGVMALKRHGRPEDVAGLVAWLAGPEASFVTGAMHTIDGGFGA, from the coding sequence ATGACCAATTTCGAAGGACAATCCGTGCTCGTGCTCGGCGGCAGCCGGGGGATCGGCGCCGCGATCGTACGACGCTTGCGCGCTGACGGCGCGAAGGTGACCTTCACCTATGCCGGTTCGCGCGAGGCGGCGGAGCGGCTGGCGGGCGAAACCGGCGCGACGGCGGTGATGACCGACAGCGCGGACCGGGACGCGGTGATCGCGCGGGTGCGCGAAAGCGGGCCGCTCGACGTTCTGGTGGTGAATGCCGGCGTCGGCGCCTTCGGCGATCCGCTGGAGCAGGACCCGGACGAGGTGGACCGGCTGATCCGCATCAACGTCACCGCGCCCTACCACGCTTCGGTCGAGGCGGCGCGGCACATGCCGGAGGGCGGGCGCATCGTGGTGATCGGCTCGGTGAACGGGGACCGGATTCCCTTTCCCGGCCTCTCGGCCTACGCGATGAGCAAGTCGGCCCTGCAGGGCATGGCGCGGGGCCTCGCGCGCGATTTCGGGCCGCGCGGCATCACGGTCAATGTCGTGCAGCCCGGCCCGATCGATACCGACATGAACCCCGCCGACGGCCCCATGAAGGACGTCATGCATGGCGTCATGGCGCTGAAGCGCCACGGGCGGCCGGAGGACGTGGCGGGACTGGTCGCCTGGTTGGCCGGGCCCGAAGCCAGTTTCGTCACCGGCGCCATGCACACGATCGACGGCGGTTTCGGCGCCTGA
- a CDS encoding TetR/AcrR family transcriptional regulator produces MITEKPRARGRPRRFDPEASVASAQRLFHARGYDAVSVADLTQALGINPPSFYAAFGSKAGLFARSLERYTATQGVPLGAILRPGRPVAEALAAVLEEAARRYAADPCAAGCLAIEGARCDDPDARAAARVLTQGAAETLRGFISGTRPDLAAPLADYVVTVMIGLSTLAREGHGLDRLLATASLADAVFERALGD; encoded by the coding sequence ATGATTACAGAAAAGCCGCGCGCGCGTGGACGCCCCCGCCGCTTCGATCCCGAGGCCAGCGTCGCTTCGGCCCAGCGTCTGTTCCACGCGCGCGGCTACGACGCGGTGAGCGTTGCCGATCTGACGCAGGCGCTGGGCATCAACCCGCCGAGCTTCTATGCCGCCTTCGGCAGCAAGGCGGGGCTCTTCGCCCGCAGCCTCGAGCGCTACACCGCGACGCAAGGCGTGCCGCTCGGCGCGATCCTGCGGCCCGGCCGACCCGTGGCCGAAGCGCTCGCTGCCGTTCTGGAGGAAGCCGCCCGGCGCTATGCGGCGGACCCTTGCGCTGCCGGCTGTCTCGCCATCGAGGGCGCCCGCTGCGACGACCCCGACGCGCGCGCCGCCGCCCGTGTCTTGACGCAGGGCGCCGCCGAAACGCTCCGCGGCTTCATTTCCGGCACCCGGCCCGACCTCGCCGCGCCCTTGGCCGACTATGTCGTCACCGTGATGATCGGCCTTTCCACCCTGGCGCGCGAGGGTCACGGGCTCGACCGCCTGCTCGCCACCGCTTCGCTCGCCGACGCGGTTTTCGAGCGCGCGCTGGGCGACTGA